tgtgtcggcgcggcttcagcactgctgggcggcgatgtagaggcgtcgttcgggcttggcgtccgtgtggtcgtgggcgcgggagCTTGCGTCGTCGGCGTCATCGGCGTTGCCGTCTGCATCTGGTTTAGGATGAGGCCGCGCTCTGCCATGTACCACGCCCTGAGCTGCTCGTCGTTGCTCtcgagcatgtccgccccgcccatcagtaaagccatgtcggtgttcctcttcttcgcggcgacgttcgtccggagcaggtcgagcttgatggcgctgttcttcatcagcgacgaccaccgcgcctcggtcttctcttcacgtaggacggcccgggcctgggcgtcggagaggcaatgctcgatggactcctgcactcgcgcggttgccgcgttggcgtttttccccttctttgccaatttgtggccgtctgaccgcccctctgacgcgcccagagtcgtcgcgtccggcttgtatgtctccttggccttgtcgagggtatGTCGGACTTCcccccacttctcgcacttgtcaatgcgcttgtagacgtggaggtgcttGAAGTCGACGTCTTGGTTGTCGCGTCGATACATGGTGAACATACGCAGCAGctgcgcggaggaacaaacagttggcgggcggcgGGCGTTGACGACGAAGAGATGCGGGCGAacggcgtgcgtacctgatcctcaacgctggcgccgctctctGGGCGAGCCGCGACTtcctcgacgattccatgccatttgtggcatgccaactggatacgcccccaatggttcgccatcgccatGGAGCCGTGCtacatgtagacgcctttgaagtacgggtcgacgagcttccgctcgtcgaactcggccttgatgcggtcccagtacgtctccaagctctggttcacgccggtggtcgggtcgaggcagataactttccatgcttcggcgaggcattcctcctccttggacgtccacttgatgcgcggttcgcctgacctagccgcccgcttcttcttcttctggcgccccttcgtcggaacaggagccggctcctcctcgtcctcctcctccgcctcgtcctcctcctccttctcgggttCCTGCGCTTCGTGCATGTCCTcaccgtagacgtagccgagctcggcctccatgtcgccgctgagatccactacctcgtcctgggtggcgaacccgggagacgcggcggccgcggtcgatcctgtcgcgatgatgtcgtccatgtcggctcctgtgtcgtcagtgtcgccgaggtgcgagaagggcagcggtCCATGGCGgagatggggcgtcggtgtggacgcgtaggcggcgggcggcgagtagttgtatggagggtactgcacgccgacgaaggcAGGCAAGGGTATGCGCGTCGCGGGGTGGCCATGggggaaggtcacgtttgggttgaaccccccgtgcgcgtcgccgtcggcgtagccgggcgacgacgatccccatggagatccgacgccttgctgtccccaggggGCGTACTAggcgtggctgacgacgggtggattcatcatccccgcgtggtcgaccgatgaggaagacgtCGCCGCACGCGtcgcgttgtcgcgggccttcttggcaatggccctgttccgccggtcggtggtgactgcgtcgcgtcgctgaacttccaccctccacttGGCGCTCGACATgcccggtggcttcgatggcggcgccctcggcttcctctgcttcggctgggccacatgccagtcgtggttgccgccgcgcgcggcatggcgtacttcttcggcggcatggcggcgactgGAAGGCAAGCTGGAGGGGGTTTGGCGGTAGAAAGGGAgggaatggcgggaggaaggcgagcgagcggaagagatgcgagggaaaagcgtcaagaagCGGCGGAAAAAGGCCCTCGGGTCGCTGCcagggcgggcccacgcgcctttttcgcttgtgccggctccccaagcgccccccagggcgcgggttctgcctgggtccgccggcaccagtttcagTCACCCTTTTTTTAGTTTCAGTCACCCTTTTTTTAGGGCAGTTTATTGTGTCTGAGGATTTAGTTACCTTGCTTTAGATCCCATTGTACACAATGTTTCCATTGATCTAATATACGCGAGGCTCAAtttaaagaaaaaaacaaagaaacgtTGCGAAAGATGTGGACATGAACGAGAAATGAAATGCACAGAACAGTGCATGGTATTATTACATCTTACAAGAAATAATACTTTTACTATGGAGCATTTTAGATGGCCCGTGAAGAATCACCCCATGGAAGAGAGAAAACTATATCGCCACCAAACTTAGAGAGAACACGCGAGGCAGACATCGGAAGACAAACTGTGTGGAATAAGCCACGTTGGGGTCGATCACATCAACCGTAGATCTCCCTGTCGCAGACAATGATGCCGTCGCTGTCCGCGTAGAGCCACTCCCCGTCACGGACCACGGCACCGCCGACGTCGACGTCCACGTGCATCTCCGTGGCGCTGCTCTTCCCGGGCTTGCGGGGGTTGCTGGCGAGCGCGCGGACGCCGATGGCGCAGCCGTTCACGTCATCCACGTCGCGGACGCAGCCGTTCACGACAGCGCCCGCCCAGCCGCTGCCGCGCGCCACCTCCGCCAGCGTGCCGCCGATGAGCGCGCACCGCTTGCTGCCACCGCCGTCGAGCACCAGGACGTGGCCCTCGCCGGGGGTCTCCAGGAGCGCGCGCAGGCCCGCGTTGTGCTCGAGGACGCGCATGGTGACCACCCGGCCCGAGAAGGACCTGCACTGACCGTACGGCTGGAAGACGGGCTCCAGGATGCGCAGCTCGCCGGCGAGGATCAGTGAGGCGTTCGCGTCGCACAGGTCGGCCACAGGGGTTGGGAACTTCTCTGAACCCATCGATCGATCTGCATACTAACATGATAAGCATACTACGAAATAACCTGATGCAAACAAAGATGATAAGTGATAAGGTCGTTGCAACTTGCAAAGATTTCTGCCCCCCTTTCTCTTGCGTGCTTGTGTTACGACAAAAGAGCTCTTTATATAGAAGTGAACTAGCGGGGTGACCCGCGCAAAGATTTTCTATGTGCTTTTATGCCCATATTAGCATTGAGTTGTTGGTAAGAGGCAGACATATAGCCAAAATACGTAATGCGTATACGGTATATGCATTTTGTCACCGTTATTGGTAAGGTACCTCGGCACATGGAATTTTTAAATTTAATGTAAAAAGTAATATGATACTTATCCCGTATGTATCGTCCAAACTAAAATATTGTGGCCCATATATACCTTGATGAAATATCTGCGGAATCTATTGAATTTGTTTTATTGTGCTGTTAGTAATGGTTTTGTTCCCCTCAAAAAAACGTAATGGATTTTGTGATGCCCCCATGCCATACCAATCTTTATAGAGTTTGGCCGAGTTTTtatctcttccttttcttcttcatctAATCAATTGTGTTCTGTCTTTTTTCCCCACTAAATGGCATTTTAATTATTGGTTTTGGTATGTTTACCGAGAATTTTTAATAGACTACCAAATAAAGCTTATAATATAACATGTCTATTAGAACTGGCTCGTCATTATTGCAGTGACCAGAGATGATTCTACCATGCTAATGTTGAACTCCCTCCGTTTGGGTTTATtagcctaaagacaacttctcttacaccaaaacacatagtaatttacttacattaattcttccattccactcccaatgcattctctcacatgcatgcagccaataaAAAAGCATGCATAAAGTGTATTAATTTCCCAGCCATGGTACCAACAACAATGGCTTTCAATGCAACGagtgaaatggttgcatgcatgcacctttccaaagcgaggccttataaaaagggacatgcttgtgatgctgagaggcctagtaaactcagacggagggagtattcctctAATTATCTCTATTGCTTAGTTGTGTAAGAAAATGTTTAACTATTGATATGCATTAATAGAAAAATGCTAAAATAACTTTGATTTTGAAATCTTGACATATCTATTCTTTTTTGCGAGTGACATATCTTTTTTTTTGTGAAGTGACATATCTATGTACTACCTctatcctggtttattagtccccatttTATTCTGTGCGAAACTTTtaccttaaatttaactaacaaaatgttaatgcatgtcataaaattatataattgaaaactatgtcaaaatatgaatccaacaatataatttttgcgacatgcattaatattttgttagttaaatctatagttaaaatttgacacaaaatacaaaggggacttataaaccaggacagaggtggTGTTTAACGAAGGAACTAAATAGTACATGTAAGAGATACTCTATTTTTAATAAGTGCATATATAGGTCCTCTTGTGCGGTCCCTTTGCTTTCCTCATCGAATTTCCTTAGCTGGTTCCATCACTAATTTTGGGAATATAGTTCCTCCATCAAAGAAAAGTATAGCATGTGCAGAATGTATGTCTTCACACCAGACATGTTTAGTCCTTTGTCATATGTATCCAATCTATCTCTGCAAAGGTTGCAGTCTGGTATAAATTGTATGAAACAATGAAAATAAATATGTCATATTATCTTTTTTTTTGGGTGAACCGATACATCATATTATGAATCGCTAGCTTCAAATTACATGTAGAAGATAGTACAACACATGCAATCCTCCTAGCTACCTGGTtcgagaaaatagaaaaaaaaagttaCGTACGAATGATTAAATCAATAGGCTAACCTTGGCTGTTCCTCTTCTGAGAGCCGATTGATCGTTCACATGTGAACTTGACAACCTAGCTAGACAGCCATTTGGCCGAGTAGAGAAGTGGACGCTAAGCTTATTCATAGCTCAAAAGCCTTGCCATAGCCCACAGATGCATTCTCGTCTTTTAGTTTGCGCACATAGTAGCTTATGATTTTTATTTTTTGCTTATTATGATCCTCAGTTCCTCACGATCGTCCTTCGGACACCTGGTACCATGACATCCAGAATCTCACATCGGTCGGAGCCAAGGAGAGCCTATCTATCCTGCGGCTGCGAGGGCCGCTACCATGACATGGAGCTACTGCCATGCTCGCAGCCTCATTTACCGGTGCAGGCCCAACCGAAGTCTTTTGATAATACAGTATAATATAGGTCTTCTCGATGCCTAAAGAAAAATCTTCCCGCTGGACGTGATTATGCAAGATGTATATTACCTGAGTTATGAACGATATCTATTGTTGTATTCTATAATCCAGTCAAGGATCTCTGTCTTTTGAACGTGACTTGCCCAAAAAATACGTTCCTCTTTTATCGTCTGACCTGCCCAAAATGAAAAAAAGCTACGACTACAACGTGAAGGTCTCTAGATTTCCTTTTTTAGTATGATTTCTTTAAATTTAATAGGTTCTTCTTTTATCATCAAAAATCTGAACTGTATAATAGATTCACACCCCAATAAAAAAAGATTCAAATCGCACCTGACAACATCTCCTTTTTCCTCGTGTCTCTGATTACCTTTCCTTATTTCTACATACAATAAACACACGTGATGGTGGCATTTTAAACTTCAGTGTGTCCTTCTCCTGTCCGTGACTCTTTTTTCTAGAGGCGAACAAcctgtggttgaatggttagaggGACTATGGTATACTAGCCTCTCAGGGTTCAAatcttggtgctcgcatttattcctggatttatttcagtatTTTCGGCGATGCACATTTAGTGGGAGAAGACGTTCCCGtcaacgacgaggtgcctatggtgacttcataaatttcaagatgatatgccggctcagtctatcggaggtgctcatagggtagagtgtgtgtgtgcgcattcatatgggtgagtgtatacacgtgtatatgagcgtttgcgtctgtactgtgtaaaaaactcTTTTTCTAGAGACTTGTGCACGTAATTGTGATGACATGTGATTATGGCATTGTGAACatcagcgtgtccttctcctgTAAGTAAATAGATTCAAACCCCACTAAGAAAAGATTCAAATCGCACCTGACAGCATCTCATTTTTCCTTGTGTTTGTCATTACCTTCCCTTATTTCTACATACAATAAACACACGTGATGGTGGCATTGTAAACTTCAGCGTGTCCTTCTTCTGTACGTAACTCTTTTTTCTAGAGACTCATGCACGTAATTGTGATGGCACGTGATTGTGGCATTGTGAGCatcagcgtgtccttctcctgtacgtaattgttttttctttttcaaGAAACTCTGGCACGTACTATTTGTGATTGCACTTTCCCATCATATATGCATGTAAGTGATGGACGTGGCATGTGCAACATAACATATGCCTAGACACAATATTTTTATGTAACGCtactccctccgtcatagtttacaaGTCCTACACGATTACCTAGGGTGTCAATTTTATCATCCTAATAGCCAAGCATCTATTCCAGACAAGGATTTTGCCCCAAGATTCACCCACTTGTGTGAAAATGACCCCTGGTGAATTGTGTACATGACATGTGGTATTATTTTGGTACCTGGCTATGTACAAATGAGTTGTGGATTCGGTGTTTCAATTGAAATTTTTTCAACTAGCGTGTGGCTTCGTTTGGTAAGTTTAGCATTTTTGTTGGTTGTGCGGTAGTCTGGCATGGTCGTTCTGCTTTCTTTGATTTCTATTGGGTATTCGCCTTTGGGTTCCGCGTATGTCATTGTcgatcgatctggtcgtcccggaaaaaaaatcctatacgaCCTGGATCGTACGCCCTCGTCGTGAGACCACCTCCAGTGACCGGCACGTGGCAATTCGAATCTCAAAGCAAACTTATTCTCGATTCCCCTTTCTTTCTCCAGCGCCGCCGCGATTCTCATCGTTGTTGTTTCGTAGAACCACCGATGCTTCATGATCCCTTCAATTCCCTCTCCTTCTCGTCTCTGAAGACGGCAAGAGAGCCTCCTGGCTACTCCGGCAGCAACTCCTTCCCAAACTTGCAGATTCATGCGACCAATCCCCATGGTGCCGGTGGATGGTCTGAACAAGCCGAGGAGCAGCAGGGACGATGATATATCCATTGCGCAACCATGGCCCCTCTCGCCAATTTACGGCAGCGACGAGTTTAGGGAGCTGCAGCCAGCGCCCTCTTGCTCATTTACGGCAGCCGCGGCCTGCGCCCTCTCACTAATTTACCTCCAGCCAAAGCTCAGCGCAATGGTGCGTCCTATCTAGGACCAGCACCAACGTGGGCATAGCAGGTTGAATCAGTGGCGCCCTGTGTCGAGGCTGCAAAACATTCTGAAGCCATATCGCAGGGAGCACGAAGACTGCTGGAGAAGAAAGAGGAATCAGAGAATATCGCTCTTGTTGCTTTGAGATTCGAATTGCCAGCTGTCAGCCCCTGGAGGTGGTCTCACGACGCGAGGCGTACGACCCAGGTCGTATAAGATTTTTTTCCGGTCGTCCCGCCGTTGCCGCAGTTCTCACGTCGCTTTGCGTTGGTATTAGGCTGATCACAGTGGGGAGGaatttaggctggtcatagtggggagtaatttaaagtagtaacatacatatgttactactctatgttactacccttatagtgggaagtgtcatatgtgtagtaacatacacatgttcattattgtcttgtagactcattttgcattgaaaagcgctatgtgatggtaacatattatgttactctatttgcctctctcctcattaactacttgccacatcaacatttttgcttatgtggcatctatgttagtACCTATGTTACTCTCACTATAACCAgccttaggagtaacatcacacattccaatacaactttgcttatgtggcacgtatttaatgaagagagaggtgcttgtggtaactagctaagttaccgaaacatcacactccaagaaacaatgagtctataacctaataagactggtcatagtggggagtaacttagactagtaacatacatatgttactagtctatgttactaccttcatagtgggtagtgtcataggtgtagtaacatagttgccttcatttattactttgtagactcattttgcattgaaaACCGCTATGAGATGGTagcatattatgttactctatttgcctctctcctcattaactacttgccacatcatcatttttgcttatgtggcatctatgttactacctatgttactcccactatgaccagcctaaataCATCATTGCATGACattacatagatgttcctacccactatgggagtagtaacatagtctagggaagtgtgaagCGACTTTACTCTCTCGCGATCGCTCGCGGGAGCGAGCGATTCCCATGCGTGGAGCGATCCATCCAGGGCAGCTGGCCGCTTTTATCGCGATGATGGTGGGAATGCTCCCTCACGTAATCACACCATCCTATCTGAATCGAGCGCTGCAACGTGCGCGCGCAATAGTCACGCCCAGtgtgaagttactagcttatgttcttgcccattgtgaccagccttaggcGCTGGCTGCCGCTTCTGTCGCTGTCGGGCGGTATGGTTGTGCCTCGCGTCGCTTTCCGTTTCCCATTGCCGCTTTGACCGCCGTATCCAGAAGATCTCGGTGCTTCTGGTTAGTGCCGCTATTACCGTACGTTCGAGAGTTGTTGCGTGGGTCGTTCTGGAGATTCCACCTCTTGCTGTTACCGCTTTAGTCCTCTAAACATGTGTAACGTGGTGTTGTGTGGGGCTATAAATAGGTCGTCTTTGTTGCTATATTATTGTCTCGGGTCTCCTTCGGTGCCCCGTCCCGTATACAtatccaatgtttgctcctttctCCAGTCGTAATGGTCCTCGGCGTCGCGGTCGGCCTCCTCGCTCGCGATGGGTTGTTGGTCGGCGAGGTGGCTCAGGCCGTCCTTCTGGTTCGTCGGAGTGAGCTTCGGGTTCTCCCCATCGCCATCCTGTCGAGGTGGCCGCTCTGCGCAGGCCTCTGGCTCTGCATGCGATCGTGCTGTTTGGCCTTCCGCTTCTGCATGCACGATGGATCCTGCCGCACGAGCTGGTTTGGCCTCCTTTTCCTGGCTCCGTTTTGTTGTTCCTGTGTGTATTCCGTGGAGCCTTTCTGTATGATAGGTGTTTTTCTACGTTTTTTTGTAGGGTCTTCTTCTTTGTCGATGGATGCATCTGTTGGCGGTTCTTCTGTGCACTGGAGGGAGGAGGTTCGGTTGGGTAAATGCCTTGTTGATTCTACTCTCGGTCCGTGGTTTAGATTTTGTTTTGTTGCTGCCTGTGGTTGGATGGTAGTTTCATATATGTGGTGTGCTCTTGTTTTTGCAGGTGTTTCTTTTTGTGAGCCGGAGCGGGTTGTGCAGCATGCTGTTCTTGGTGTTGGCTGTTTGCCCGATTTGGGTTGTGGTATTTGCTGGTTCTTTGTTTATCTTCTGGTCATTTGTGTACTGTTGATTGGTTGTTTATTCGGTGTCATCCCATGTATGTGCGTGTGGTCGTCTGTGCGGGCCATGCACTCTGGTCTGTACATGCTCGCGCCACCACGCCGGTTGTATACGTCCTGCTGTCTGCATGTGCCATGCACGTGGGTGTGCATCTTCTGGAGCCACCCCGTCTGTCGTACACGCCGTGGTACCTGTATGGGCCATGCACGTGGGTGTGCAGTTGCTGGAGCCATCCCGTCCGGTGTACACGCCATGTTGCCTGCATGGGCCATGCATACTGTCCTGTAGCTGTTAGCGGCACCTTCTTTACATCCATGCACATGCACGTGCTTTTATTGTTCGTGCTCTCTTCTTTActctttttctgtttctttatttgtgttttttgtcttGTGTTTATTTGGTCATATAATCTTGTTTGATGTTCAACGACCATAACTACTATGCCTTAGAAGTCACGAAGGAAAGGTTATTTATAGCAAAAGAGAAAGCACAAACAAAACAATGGCAGTTCAACATGGCCCGTCGACAGATAGCTACACATTGAAACAAGTTCACAGGGCAAACAATGATTTTAGCAAAAATCTGCAACAATTTCTCTGATATATTACCACTCCACATGTACCCTCAGCGTGCACACAACAGGATCCTACCATTACATATACAGGAGCATATCCACCTGCCGGGCGTGTCCAAGAATTTGCAAAAGCTATGTACCAACTTTATTACGGGCACTAATGCTGCAAGGGGGTATATCAGGATGATCTGATCCATCGAATATTGTTTGTGACTTCTTATCACAATGTGTTTGTGCCACTGTATGCAGTTTGCTGCGTAGAGTGAGCTGTATATGGTTTCAACAAATAGTTTTCCTTAGAGGTGTGTCAATGTTAACCGTTTTGTTTGCTCCATGCATTTGCATGGCCATAATAAATTTAGTTATTTTTCATCCTCGGCCTTTTACGTATTGTTCTGACTCTTTTTAATTAACAGCGAATGATTATTCATTAATCTACTGCTTAGACTGTGGTCTACTTATATAGTCGCGATTAATCAACAAGCGCGGCGTGTCGCCGCGCGGGTTTAGCTAgtataaactatataacataaaaattataccttttgaaaatataacatctgaagtttatattggtatattttttgtaatatatgacttgtattaggttggtcaaattgacgacctacgcgcacgccctgtaaactaagAGAGAGGGGGTATTTTTTTAAAATCTTAGCCATTTGTATTAAAAGTTAATGATTGAGAATTTATGTGGATGAACGTGATGACTTATTTGTCTCTTGTTTTAATAATAtaataatagatagatagatagattttcCCACGTGCCATTGTTGGAGTGGTACGACGTAGTGTCTATATAACAATGGTGAACCCAAGATTTTTGGTCACCGGACGAAATATATGATGATAGTGCCAAAAAAAGGTCCTATATTTTGAGACAGGGAGTATTAATCTTATGAAACAACACTTGTACTATCGAGGTCGAATTTTTAAAAAGTAAAATGCATGGGCATGTTTCGATCCGGGAAAGAAGAAgcacaatatctttcatatattgtTACTACATGCATAAGAGGGAGGCGCCTGGCCGCCGGATCagggcgatgcaggtgtcccggtcaGAGCAAGACGGTGACGGCtggcgtagatcgacgggcgggcaGGCGCGCAGACGACGGCTGTGAGGGGCCGCCTTGTCGCGCGAGGCCGCTGGCTCGGTGAAGAGGCCGGACGGTCGCGC
The sequence above is drawn from the Triticum aestivum cultivar Chinese Spring chromosome 7A, IWGSC CS RefSeq v2.1, whole genome shotgun sequence genome and encodes:
- the LOC123147059 gene encoding putative 4-hydroxy-4-methyl-2-oxoglutarate aldolase 3; amino-acid sequence: MGSEKFPTPVADLCDANASLILAGELRILEPVFQPYGQCRSFSGRVVTMRVLEHNAGLRALLETPGEGHVLVLDGGGSKRCALIGGTLAEVARGSGWAGAVVNGCVRDVDDVNGCAIGVRALASNPRKPGKSSATEMHVDVDVGGAVVRDGEWLYADSDGIIVCDREIYG